Genomic segment of Parachlamydia sp. AcF125:
GACAGGCATGCCAAGCATTTGTACAAAATTACAAGTTTGAGCCCCGCTACGCTCTCGTTTTGCGCATGATTGCCGGCAGCCTTTCTCTGGCTACTTCAAATAATCGCCGCTATGGGGGGGCGCTTCAGTCTTTTTTTGACGATCTTTTTGCTATGCCGCACGACTTAGCTATCAATAGCGAGCTTGTCTTAATTGCAGATTGTTTTGAAGAGTGTCAAGATCCTACCGTAGTGAAGCAGTATGATGGCTTTATTGAGCTTTTGAAAGACTATATGAAGTATCTCTGTTTACAAGGCTTAGGGTTTGAACGATTTCTCAGCAATAAAAATCTCCTTAATCATCCCGAAATAGTGCGTACTATCACCGAATTGTTATTCGATCCACAGACAAATCAAAACATGCTAAAAATCTTAGTACGTACTGAGGGAGCCGGACTAAGCTTAACTTCAGAAATAATAGGAGTGATTGTTGAAGAGCTTAAGGATCCTAAAAAAGATTCCAAAGCTAAAAGGCTTGCTAGCTATATTTTAGAAGAAACAGTAAGGCAAAGAGGTGAGCTTCCGAAAGAAGCATTAGCAGCTCTCATCCAAGCCTTCCAAGAAGGCGATAGAAGGACTAAAGTTCGTATTTTTAGTGCCCTACGAACAATAATAAACCATGTTGGTGGGCTTTCCGAAGAAGCGCTAGCGGCTCTCATTCAAGCTCTTAAAGAAGGGGACAATTTGACTAAAGATTGTGTTGCCTATGCCTTAAAAGAAGTGGCAATACAAGGAGGCAAGTTTGCTAAAGAAGCACTAGCGGCTCTTATTCAAGTTCTTAAAGAAAGTGATAATTTGATTAAAAGTTGTGCTATTAAGGCCTTAGGAGCAATGGCTATACAAGGAGGAGAGCTTGCTAGAGAAGCGTTAGCGGCCCTCATCCAAGCCTTCCAAGAGGGTGATAGCGAGATTAAAGATTGTGCTGCTAGCGCTCTAGGAACAATAGCAAAGCAAGAAGGAGAGCTTGCTAGAGAAGCCTTAGCAGCTCTCATCCAAGCCCTAAAAGAAGACGATAGAGGGACTAAAGATTCTGCTGCTAGTGCTCTAGGAACAATAGTAAAACAAGGAGGTGAGCTTTCGGAAGAAGGGTTAGCGGTCCTCGTCCAGGCCCTCAAAGAAGACGATAGAAGGACTAAAGATTATGCTGTTTTTGTCCTAAGAGCAATAGCAGAACAAGGAGACGAGTTCCCGGAAGAAGGGTTAGCGGTTCTCATCCAGGCTTTTAAAGAAGGCGATGAAGAGACTAGACGTTCTGCTGCTGGCACCCTAGGAGCAATAGCAACACAAGGAGGTGAGTTCCCAGAAGAGGGGCTAGCGGCTCTCATCCAAGTTCTTAAAGAAGAAGATAGCCTGGCTAAAGGTTATGCTGATAGTGCTCTAGGAAGAATGGGACAGCAAGAAGATAAGCTTTTGAAAGAGGCGCTAGTTGCTCTCATCCGGGCTTTTAAAGAAGGCGATGAGGAGACTAAAAGTTCTGCTGCTGGCACTCTAGGAGCGATAGCAAGGCAAGGATATGAGCTTCCGGAAGAAGGGCTAGTGGCCCTCATCCGGGCCTTCAAAGAAGGAGATAGAAGGACTAAAGATTGTGCTGCTTTTGTCCTAGGAGCAATAGCAGAACAGAGAGGTGAGCTTCCGAAGGAAGGACTAGCGGCTCTCATTCAAGCCTTTAAAGAGGGCGATGGAGAGACTAAACGTTCTGCTGCTTCGGGTTTAAGAGAAATAACAAAACAAGGAATTGAGCTTCTGAAAGAAGGGCTAGCCGCTCTCATCCAAGCTCTCAAAGAAGGAGACAACTTGGCTAAAAGTGAGGCTGCTAGAGCTCTAGGAATAATAGCAATGCACGGATATGAGCTTCCGAAAGAAGGACTAGTGGCCCTCATCCAGGCTTTTAAAGAAGGAGATAGAAGGACTAAAGATTGGGCTACTTTTGCCCTAAAAGCAATAGCAGAACAGAGAGGCGAGCTTCCGGAAAAAGGGCTAGCGGCTCTCATCCAGGCTCTTAAAGAAGACGATAGTAATGCTCAACGCTGGGCTGCTAATGCCCTAGAAGCTATAGCAATACAAGGAGGCGAGCTTTCGAAAGAAGTACTAGCTGCTCTCATCGAAACTCTCAAAGAAGGAGATAATTTGGCTAAAGGTGAGGCTGCTAGTGCTCTAGAAACAATGGCAACACAAGGAAGTGAGCTTTCGAAAGAAGTACTAGCCGCTCTCATCGAAACTCTCACAGAAGGCGATAGAAAGACTAGAGCCTATGCTACCGATGCTCTACAAAAAGTGGATAAAGACACATTATTAAAAATGAGTCGTAAGGCCTTTGCTTTAATCGCTAAAGTTTGTTTCTTTACAAAGAGCAGCTTTTCAGTTAAAGGCCAGCGAGCGCAAATTTCCGACAAGAGAATAACTTATGCATGCGAAGAGAGGTTAACGCTCACCTACGAGGAAATAAGGGAACAACTACCTTTGGAGCTTGCTATATGGCGGGCGCGACTAGACAGTCTTAGCCCGACTGAGGTTTCTTAAGAGTCCATCAATCAATACTAAAAGAGGTTGCTATTGCAGCTCTTAAAACATGGCGCAAAAGGTTAAGTCTTTTAATCTGAGCTTCTCAATAAAAAAGTGCCTTAAAAGTGCCTAAGCCTGTTTAAAAAATGAAAAAGGCTTGACTCAAAGTATCCTTAAAGAATCGGCATTAAAAAATAAAGATTTTTTAAGGATATGTCAAAAGCCCATGGAAATATATTTTGTGCTACAGAGGCAATTAAATGCTAGTCTACGCAATTCTCCTCATACTAAGATGAATGAAAGCGGAAGAAATGGAAATAAAAGATATCAGCTAAATTTCCGAACAAAAAATAAAACCTAGCTCAGCTTCTAATGCCTTGTTTTGTTCGAGGAGAAGCTAGCCAAACAGCCTTGCAATGTATTTGGGGATCATCGGCAAGGCTAAGCTCAAAATACGTGGCAGCTAGCCACAGAAGCTGGCCTCCACATTTAAGGCTGTGACTATTAGCTTTAATCTTTCCTTTTAACGTTAACAGCATCAAGCGAATCCTTGTTATTCCTATCATCAGGATGTAGGAGGGTGTATGGATAGCTCCGTTATAATGTGAAGCTAATTCAAAAAATCTCCGGCTCCTCTATTATGGATGTACGTTTAAGTGCTGCGGTAGCAGCTCCTTTTTGACATCAGCTTCGATAATGGGAGTCATTGAGAACTTTCCCTAGAGCTAAGGTGATCTAGCCGTTTGCGCCATACAGCGAGCTCCTTAGGTAGCTTTTTTCTTATTTCCTCATAGCTAAGCATGTGCTTATCTTCCAAGAAATAAACTTCCCTTTTGTCAGAAATTTGAACCTTTTGCTCTTTAATTGAAAAGCTATCCTCCGTAAAGAAACAAACCCTAGTGATCAAAGGAAACGCCTCTATGGCCATTTTTAATAAAGTTTTTTTATGGATAGCCTCTAGAATAGAGATAGCCAAGCTTTTAGCATCAGAATCACCTTCCTTGAAAATTCGTATGAGAGTAGCTAGCGCTTCGTTTGGAATCTCACACTCTTGTATCGCTATTGTTCTTAGCACAAAGGCCGCATTTCCTCTGGCAACAGAATTGCCATCCTGGAGAATTTGGATAAGAGAATCTATCCCTTCCTTAGAAAACTTTTTTTCTAGTTTTATCATTGTTGCTAAAGCATTGGCAGTATGCGTTTGAGTATCAAAATCGCTTTCTTTAAAAATGCGAATAAGAGCAACTAACGATTCTATAGGAAGCTTTCCCCCGCTTTGTATCACTTCTCCTAAGGCATGTGCAGCAAGTTTTTTTGCATTAAGGTCGCCTTCCCTGAGAATTTGGCTAAAAGCATCTATTACTTCCTTAGTAAACTCACCTTTGCTTTGCACTACTGCTTTTAAAGCATTGGTGGCACATTTTTTGGTGTTAGAATCTCCTTCTTTCAAGAAGTGGATAAGAGTATCTACGGCCTCTTTAGGAAGCTTGCACCCATTTTGTGCTGCCGCTCCTAAAGCATTAATAGCAAAATTTTTGGCTGCTACTGAATGTAGGGCATCAAGCCCACCACGATTGATGTATTGGGGAAGAACTTCCATTGGTGGAAGCTTGCCTCCGCTTTCTGGCCTATTACCTAGTGCGTGAGCGGCAGGCTTTTTGGGAGTAGAGGTGGCCTTCTTAAGGAATTGGATGAGAGCATCCACTGCTTCTTTAGGAAGCTTATCTTTCTGCTCTACTATTACTCTTAGAGTGTCGGCAGCACGCTCTTGGGCAGCAGGATCGTTTTCTTGGAGAATTTGGATAAGCGCGCCTATCTCTTTCTTAGAAAGCTTGCCTCCTAGCCTTACCATTACTTTTAGACCATGAATGATATGCCTTTTGGTAACATATTCCTCCTCTTCGAGAAGTTTGGTGAGAGCATCTATTGCTTCTTTAGCAACCTCATCTCCTTGTGTCCCCACTGCACCAAGGGCATCAGCAGCATGCCTTTTGTCACCGTTCTGGCCCTTCTCAAGAATTTGGATAAGAGCATCTACGGCTTCTTTAGCAAGCTCATCTCCTTGAGCCCCCACTGCTCCAAGGGCATCAGCAGCATGCATTTTGTCACCATGCTCGCCCTTCTCAAGAATTTGGATAAGAGCATCTAAGGCTTCTTTAGGAAGCTTGTTTCCTAGCTTTGCCATTATTGATAAGCTCTCAATAGCGCAACTTTTTGTAGCAGGGTGGCCTTCTTTAAGGATGGGGATGAGAGCATCTGCGGCTTCTTTGGGAAGCTTGCCTTGATTTTCTGCTACTGTTCCTAGGAGGTCGGCAGCATAGCGTTTTGTAACAGAATCCTTTTCCTTGAGAAGCTGGATGAGAACCTCTACTAATTCCTTAGTAGGCTCGCTTTCTTTTGGTATCAGTACTCCTAGAGCATAGGCAGCAAATCCCTTGGTATAAGGATCTCCCTCCTTAAGCAGTGAGATGAAAATATTTAGCACTTCTCTAGGAAGCTTCTTCTCTTGTGGCATCACTGCTCTTAAGGCCGCCACAGCAAACTTTTTGGCCTCAAAATCGTTCTCCTTAAGAATTTGGATAAAGATGTTTACCACTTCCTTAGGAAGTTTGATTCCTTGTCCTATTATCCTTTTTAGAGTATCAACAGCAAACCTTTTGGCCTCAACATTGCCCTCCTTAAGAATTTGGTTGAAAGCATCTCCCACTTCCTTAGAAAGCTTCTCTCCTCGTTGTAACAAGGCTTCCATAGCATTCATTTTAGCTAAAGGATCGCCCTTTTTAAGAATTTGGATGAGAGCATCAAGAGCTTTTCTCGAAAGCTCTCCACCTTGTTTTGTTATGGCCTGTAGGGCATTAGCAGCATAACCTTTAGTCCCTTCATCGCCTTCTTTAAGTGCTTGTATGAGAGCGTCTAGTGCTTCCTTAGCAATCTCGCCTTCTTGTTGTACCAATGTTTTTAGGGTATGGACAGCACCCATTCTTTCAAGAGAATTGCCTCTTTGAAGAATTTGGATGAGGGCATCTAATGCTTCCTTTGCAAGTTCCCCTCTGTTTTGTGCTACAGCTCCTATGCCATTAACAATAAATACTCCTGCAGCATGATTCTTCTCTTTGAAAACTTGAAGAAGGGTATTTAACACTTCTTTAGGAAGCTTGTCTTTGCCTTGTGCCACTGCTCTTAGAGCATTGGTAGCAGAACTTTTGGCCTTAGAATCGCCTCTTTGAAGAATTTGGATAAGAATCTCTATCGCCTCATTAGAAAGCTGATTTTCTTGCTTGGCCATCTTTTCTACGGCACTAAGTGCATATTGTTGGGCAACAGAATCGCCATCCGGAGAGTGGAGAATTCTAATAATAGATTTCACTATTCCAGGAGCTAGCCGTTGCCCAGATCCTACGAGACTTATTAAGGTCCTTAGGATATTTTTCTTCGTCTTAAGACCAAGTAGTAATCCTCGGATAGTCCCTATTATTTGGGGATGATTAAGAAGGTTTTTATTCCTGAGCAAACGTTCAGAGCCTAAACCTAACCCAGAGAGGTGTGGTATATAGTCTTTTACAACTTCAATGAAGCTCTTATACTGCCTCACCAGAGCAGGATTTTGGCACTCCTCAAAGCACTCCGCAATCAAATTGAGTTCACTTCTGATAGCTAGGTCTTGAGGTTCAGCAAAAAGATCGTCAAAGAAGGATTGTAGGGGATTTGAAACTAAATAAAGTCGATTACCTGAAGTCAAAAGAGAAATATAACCGGCAATCATGCGTAAAACTAGACTATAGCGAGGATTAGGCTTATAGTCTCTCACAAAATTTTGACATGCTTGCCTATTTTCTCCCGTAAGATATTGATTGGCAACTTTTGAAGCGGTTAAAAACTCTTGGAAGGTTAAGTGAATAAAATACCCTCGTTCATCAGGAATGCGCATCAGTCCACAATCTATAAGCTCATTAGAAGTGATGGCCTTACCTCTAAAGTGATCGATTTCTTGCTTACTTAGATAAAGGGTATTATTTTTCATCGCAAAATCGGCCATCTCTTCAAAAACGGCCGCAATATTGGCCACTTCTGGGTTTTGGCGCAGGTTTTTTTCTGCCAAAATGTGTTCTTGGGTTTGATTAGATTGGCTCTGGCCAATCCTTCTTAAAAGAAACCACTTATACATCCAGTTAACCATGCGCTCATAAATGGCAGTCATCGTGATCGATTGATCGGTATCAAACACCTGAGAGTCTTCGTTAAATAGGCAACAAAGCAGGGATAAGTTAATGGGAATATGAGCCAGGCTCAAAATCTGAGGAGAAGAGTTTAATAGATGGTAGAGTTTTTCTTTTTTTTCTTCTGCTTGAGCTTGTTTGAAAAATCTATCGATATAACGGCTGATGCCTTCTTTATCAAAACCTAAAAGCTCTAACTCACAAGAGCGTTCAAAAGAGCAGCTTCCAGGCCTTGAGGTGATCAGAATATGGGGAAATAACTCTTTTAGCTCCTTAAAGGCTTTAGCAAGACTAGTGTTTCCTTGTGCCTGTGAAGAGAGTTCGTCATAGCCGTCTAAAATAAGCAGAGTTTTTTCTCGAAAGGCAGGATCGTGTATGCAAGCTTCGATGACTCGGCGATCAATTTTGCCTTTATATTCCCTAGTAATCAGATCAGCTGGAGTATACTCTTTACTATCCGGATATTTTCTTAAACTCAAGTTTCTTAGGGGAATCCAAAGGAGATGAGAAAAAGTCCCTTGCCAAAGCTCCTCTTTTGCCCAGCGATAAGCGATATAATGGCATAAGGTGCTTTTCCCAATACCAGCTGCACCTTGGATATAAATTCTTTTAGTTTCTTTTTCTGCAAGGCTTTCGTGTTCGAAGAGCTTTTCAAGTTCAATATCCTGCTTAGATTCGAAGATGGTCTCGGAAGTTAGGATGCGACCATCTTGTAGGGAATCGGAATGTGTATGTTTACCAAGTGCTTGGTCGCGTATTTTTCTTTCTGCATTCTCGATGATCCCTAAACGCACGTAAATTTCTTCTAAAGGGACTTTAAATTCCCAATCTTGCTCTGCTTTGATTCTAAAAATTGAGAGGGTTTCGTGAGAAAGGTAAAAGCTTTGAAGAGAGCTAGCTAGAAATTGTGGACTTAGGTTTGCCTGAACTAAAACGTCTATAATAGCTTCATTTCCCTTTTTATAAGCAAGCTCTAAGGCCGTTTTTTTCTCATAGTTTAAGGCATTTAGGCTGGTTCCTTTTTTCACCAAAGCTTCCACGACTTTGCCATAGTGGTCCTTGGCTTTAGTAGAAGATTCGTTCCACCCCAGGATCGCTAAATGCAGGGGAGTGTTTCCCTTTTTGTCTTGATGGTCCAGCTCAAGTTGTTCTTCAATTTGATCTAGCAAGTATTCCAAGCTCTTTGCATTTCCCGCAAATGCAGCCAAGTGTAAAGGTGTCTGGCCTGCGCTATTTTTAGCTTTCCTAAGGGTTGGATCATGTTGCAGTAGAAGCTCAACGATATTGAAACAATCTTTTTGAGACCGGCAAGCATGATGCAGAGCATTATTTTGATCACTATCAAGTTTTTTGAAATCCGCTCCTTGATCAAACAGGAATTGCACGATAGGTATAGATCCTGTCCTGATAGCCATATGTAAAGGCGTTTCTTTAGCTGTTTTTCCAGCTAACACATTCAGGCCTGATTGCGTATTTTGCCTTTCTGCAAAGAGATAGATAAAAATACTGAGATTTTCCTGGGCGGCAAAATAGTGCAGTAGGTTTTCTTCATTTACTAACCTTTCCTCCAAGCTGTCCAGGTATTCATCTAGTGCTTGCCGATCAAACTTATATTCTTGTATGTTAAGGGTGCGATATAATTCATAAGCTGTGGCTAGATAAAAGACTCCATGCAAAGAAATTTCCTCTTTTGTTTCTTTTAAAAATTTACACCCTTGCGCAATTAAATCTTTTATGCAACCAGGGCATTTCAGTTGCTGCAAATCCTTTAATCTTTTTTGAAGTTCTATCCCTGACAGCCTAGAAGTGGGCGTACCATGGTAGTGAATGACAGAGCTAGAGTGTATATGCATTTGAGAATTTGCCCCTACTAACTGATTATCTTTAACAATAGCTAGGGGCTTGGTGGGCTCAAACTTGGTTGATAAATGGGGATAAAGAACCATAAAGGACTCTGTAAGGCTATGTTCACAGCAGCTAGGCTCATCAGAAGGCCATGGTTCCAATGAGTTACTTACTTGAGGTTGTTTTTCATAGATTCCAGTTGCTAATTGCCCTGCTATTTTTTGAGTTGCTATTTCTGTCGTTTTTAACACTACTTCTCCGGGATAACCTGCCGCAACTATAGATAGAGAGCTATCTTCCTGGGTCGCTCCACTTATGTATGTTCCTCCTTTACCCATCACCACGCTTGTTGCATTCCCACTTAGCTGACGGTTTTTATCTATGGCCATTCCTTTTCTATCTAGAGGAACCTGTTCCTCGACAGATTCAGGAACCTTGGGTGCTACCTGAGACATTGGAGTTGGAGTAGAAAGAGGGATTGAAGATTCTCTCTCTTTCTTTTCTTCAAATTTATGTCGTAAAGGAATGCTTGGATTTTGTCCCCATAGATACCCTTTCTTGTCTAACCTAGAAGCGCAAACTAGGCCGATTAATTTAGCACTAAGTGATAAATAAAGTTTTTTTTCGTTTTCAAAGTAACGCTTTTTTTCCTCTTCATTTGAGAAAGGATATAATTGTTGGATGAGCTCAAGCGTTTTTTTAGGCTTTTCGGAGTCGAAAGTCTTGCTGTCTGATTTGATGCGATGGACAATTTTTGCTTGGTGGTTTAAAAGAGTCAACTCTTTCCCTTTCAAAGTGCTGTAAGCGTTTTGCCTTACCTGCTTAGATTTAAGATAAGTAAATTTCGGTAGATCCCTCCTTTTTTTGCCTTTTGCTAAAGCTTTTACAATCTCATCTGTAAATTCGGCATGATGCCCACTAAAAACTAGGTTAAAAATCCGCTGCCCATACTTGGCGGTATAGTAAGCCACCTCTTCGGAGGAATAGTTTTTAGCTAATTCTTTAGTATGTAAAAGCTTAAAGCCCACTTGCTGCAGGGCTGAGCCTAACAGTGTTTGTTGTGAAATAGGCTGGTGCTCACCGCTTTGCTCATTCACCACATGATATACAGCCGAGCGGCACACGTAAGCTTGGTTGGCAAACGTATTGGCTAAGATTTGTTGAAGATGGTAGTCTGTTTGCCAACGCGCTATATCTTGAATGTTTTCACGCAGGGAATTTTGCAAATCCTTGTATTTTTTTTCTAATAAAGCGCATTTCTTTTTCTTTTTGTCGATGAGTTCTTGAGTATCTTCATCGTCAATATTATGATCATATTTATTCAAGACAGCTAATTCTTTATCTAATGCTTGCTTTACTGCCTTTAATTCCTTTACTAAAGGTTCTCCCTTACTTTTTAAAGCTAGGATCTGGTTGCGGCAGGTCGTAGATTTTTCTAGATGCTCTACATAAAGTCTATTGAAAGCCGCACCTGGAATATCTTGTTCGCCTACCGGTAAGGGGTCTAATTGCTCTAACTCTTGAATTTTAGCATTTAGCTTTGCTAAATGGTGGTGATATAAGTTTTCCACTCCTTGAAAAATGGTGTCATAGTCCTTCTGGCAAAGTGAAATGTGGTTTTCTAAACCATCTTTAGACAATTCGGATGTAAGCATTTTGCTTAGTTTTTTCTGAGCTTGCTCTTTAAATTCCTGCCACTCTTTTTCTTCCAAGCTATAGCGCAGAGAAAATAAGCTGGCAGCCATTTCTTGCACATGTTTTGTATATTTACACTCTTTAAATATTTTGGTAAATTCTTCCTCAGAAAAAAGCCTCTCTCCTTGAATGGAAGGGTTGTTTTCTTCGTCGTGCAAGAATTTCGGGTAGGCTTCTTGATCGTTTGCTAACGTATCGGTATAGGCATTCGAGCCTCGCTGGGAAGAAGAGGTCCTTTTAAATAGTTCTTCCGTAATTTCATAAAAGCCCTCAATCACAGCGTTGCTAATCCGCCCCTCAAAATCGGGTCCTCCATTTTTAACTCTCGCAGCTGCATGCTCAAAAAAAGAATCTTCCCCTTTAAACTCACTGTAAATAGACGTATCGATATCGGAAGTTAATTTGCGGCTTCCCGGAGCTTTAATCGCAATGATACACTTTTCGGACTTTGGTATCCCAGTAGGTAACTGAATTGTTTTCTGTGTGACTATAAAATGATACCAGGTCGCCGTAAAGGTATACCCGCCCTGCGGAGTTTTTGCTAGAACGCCAGTAGGCTCGGCGTTTAAGTTAAAATAAGTGGCAGGAAATATTCTTAAAATCGCTTCTCGGTAGCTAGCATAGTCTACTATATCGCTATCCTCGATATATTTTTGCATCTGCTGGGCAGCCTCTAGCTTGCACTCTCCCTCTAAACGTATAGTCATGGTGTATGCACTTTTAAGGGTTTCCCAATCGGTATCACCTAACCTTTCAAACCGTTGGATTGCTGGAAAATCGTGTGGAATAGACATAATCAACTCTTTGGCTAAATAGGATGTTTAATGAAAAATACGCTTTAAAATCTGAAAGGGGCCTTCATTCATTCCCGCTCTCTTGTTTATCAAAGGCGAAAAGCTAATTAAAATTTTAGTTTCATGCAAGTTTTTTTAGCTAAAGTCTGAATTTTTGATAAAGTATCTTTAACAAATCCTACTTAAAAGGATTGTAGCAATACCTGCACCTCATTCCTTCGATAAGAAAAAAAATGGAATATTCGCAGGGCTATCTGTAGAAGCTAGAAGACTTTCAACAAGATATTTAAAAAAAATGGATATATGGCTGGAAACTCAGGCAACCAATTTAAATTATCTTTTTCTTTCACCAAGCAAATGATAAGGGAACAAAAAAGGCTTTCATAAGTTTTGCTAAAGGCACTTTCTTAAGATTTTAGTTTTTCAGCTAAAAAAACTTGCATGAAACTAAAATTTTAATTAATTTTTCGCTTGTAATGAGTAAGAGAGTGGGAATAAATGAAGGCCCCTTTCAGATTTTAAAGCGTATTTTCATTAACCATAGTATTTAGCCAAAGAGTTGATTATGTCTATTCCACACGATTTTCCAGCAATCCAACGGTTTGAAAGGTTAGGTGATACCGATTGGGAAACCCTTAAAAGAGCATACGTCACGAATATAAACCTGAAGGGAGGGGCCCAGTTAGAGGCTGCCCAGCAGATGCAAGAGCATATCGAGGATCGCGATATAGTAGATTATGCTAGCTACCGAGAAGCAATTTTAAGAATTTTTCCTGCCACTTATTTTAACTTAACTGCCGAGCCTACTGGTGTTCTAGCAAAAACTCCGCAGGGCGGGTATACCTTTACAGCGACCTGGTACCAATTTATTGTCACGCCGAAAACGATTCAATTGCCTAGAGGTTTGGAAAGGGCACAAGAGTGCAAAATTGCGATTAAAGCTCCGGGAAGTCGCAAATTAACTTCCGATATCGACACCTCTATTCTCAGCGAATTTAAAGGGGAAAACTCTTTTTTCGAGCATGCAGCCGCAAGAGTTAAAAATGGAGGACCCGATTTTGAAGGGCGTATCACCAACGCTGTGATTGAGGGCTTTTATGAAATTACGGAAGAACTATTTAAAAGGACCTCTTCTTCCCAACGAGATTCGAATGCCTATACTGATACTTTAGCAAACGATCAAGAAGCCTACCCGAAATTCTTGCACGACGAAGAAAACAACCCTTCCATTC
This window contains:
- a CDS encoding ankyrin repeat domain-containing protein, whose protein sequence is MSIPHDFPAIQRFERLGDTDWETLKSAYTMTIRLEGECKLEAAQQMQKYIEDSDIVDYASYREAILRIFPATYFNLNAEPTGVLAKTPQGGYTFTATWYHFIVTQKTIQLPTGIPKSEKCIIAIKAPGSRKLTSDIDTSIYSEFKGEDSFFEHAAARVKNGGPDFEGRISNAVIEGFYEITEELFKRTSSSQRGSNAYTDTLANDQEAYPKFLHDEENNPSIQGERLFSEEEFTKIFKECKYTKHVQEMAASLFSLRYSLEEKEWQEFKEQAQKKLSKMLTSELSKDGLENHISLCQKDYDTIFQGVENLYHHHLAKLNAKIQELEQLDPLPVGEQDIPGAAFNRLYVEHLEKSTTCRNQILALKSKGEPLVKELKAVKQALDKELAVLNKYDHNIDDEDTQELIDKKKKKCALLEKKYKDLQNSLRENIQDIARWQTDYHLQQILANTFANQAYVCRSAVYHVVNEQSGEHQPISQQTLLGSALQQVGFKLLHTKELAKNYSSEEVAYYTAKYGQRIFNLVFSGHHAEFTDEIVKALAKGKKRRDLPKFTYLKSKQVRQNAYSTLKGKELTLLNHQAKIVHRIKSDSKTFDSEKPKKTLELIQQLYPFSNEEEKKRYFENEKKLYLSLSAKLIGLVCASRLDKKGYLWGQNPSIPLRHKFEEKKERESSIPLSTPTPMSQVAPKVPESVEEQVPLDRKGMAIDKNRQLSGNATSVVMGKGGTYISGATQEDSSLSIVAAGYPGEVVLKTTEIATQKIAGQLATGIYEKQPQVSNSLEPWPSDEPSCCEHSLTESFMVLYPHLSTKFEPTKPLAIVKDNQLVGANSQMHIHSSSVIHYHGTPTSRLSGIELQKRLKDLQQLKCPGCIKDLIAQGCKFLKETKEEISLHGVFYLATAYELYRTLNIQEYKFDRQALDEYLDSLEERLVNEENLLHYFAAQENLSIFIYLFAERQNTQSGLNVLAGKTAKETPLHMAIRTGSIPIVQFLFDQGADFKKLDSDQNNALHHACRSQKDCFNIVELLLQHDPTLRKAKNSAGQTPLHLAAFAGNAKSLEYLLDQIEEQLELDHQDKKGNTPLHLAILGWNESSTKAKDHYGKVVEALVKKGTSLNALNYEKKTALELAYKKGNEAIIDVLVQANLSPQFLASSLQSFYLSHETLSIFRIKAEQDWEFKVPLEEIYVRLGIIENAERKIRDQALGKHTHSDSLQDGRILTSETIFESKQDIELEKLFEHESLAEKETKRIYIQGAAGIGKSTLCHYIAYRWAKEELWQGTFSHLLWIPLRNLSLRKYPDSKEYTPADLITREYKGKIDRRVIEACIHDPAFREKTLLILDGYDELSSQAQGNTSLAKAFKELKELFPHILITSRPGSCSFERSCELELLGFDKEGISRYIDRFFKQAQAEEKKEKLYHLLNSSPQILSLAHIPINLSLLCCLFNEDSQVFDTDQSITMTAIYERMVNWMYKWFLLRRIGQSQSNQTQEHILAEKNLRQNPEVANIAAVFEEMADFAMKNNTLYLSKQEIDHFRGKAITSNELIDCGLMRIPDERGYFIHLTFQEFLTASKVANQYLTGENRQACQNFVRDYKPNPRYSLVLRMIAGYISLLTSGNRLYLVSNPLQSFFDDLFAEPQDLAIRSELNLIAECFEECQNPALVRQYKSFIEVVKDYIPHLSGLGLGSERLLRNKNLLNHPQIIGTIRGLLLGLKTKKNILRTLISLVGSGQRLAPGIVKSIIRILHSPDGDSVAQQYALSAVEKMAKQENQLSNEAIEILIQILQRGDSKAKSSATNALRAVAQGKDKLPKEVLNTLLQVFKEKNHAAGVFIVNGIGAVAQNRGELAKEALDALIQILQRGNSLERMGAVHTLKTLVQQEGEIAKEALDALIQALKEGDEGTKGYAANALQAITKQGGELSRKALDALIQILKKGDPLAKMNAMEALLQRGEKLSKEVGDAFNQILKEGNVEAKRFAVDTLKRIIGQGIKLPKEVVNIFIQILKENDFEAKKFAVAALRAVMPQEKKLPREVLNIFISLLKEGDPYTKGFAAYALGVLIPKESEPTKELVEVLIQLLKEKDSVTKRYAADLLGTVAENQGKLPKEAADALIPILKEGHPATKSCAIESLSIMAKLGNKLPKEALDALIQILEKGEHGDKMHAADALGAVGAQGDELAKEAVDALIQILEKGQNGDKRHAADALGAVGTQGDEVAKEAIDALTKLLEEEEYVTKRHIIHGLKVMVRLGGKLSKKEIGALIQILQENDPAAQERAADTLRVIVEQKDKLPKEAVDALIQFLKKATSTPKKPAAHALGNRPESGGKLPPMEVLPQYINRGGLDALHSVAAKNFAINALGAAAQNGCKLPKEAVDTLIHFLKEGDSNTKKCATNALKAVVQSKGEFTKEVIDAFSQILREGDLNAKKLAAHALGEVIQSGGKLPIESLVALIRIFKESDFDTQTHTANALATMIKLEKKFSKEGIDSLIQILQDGNSVARGNAAFVLRTIAIQECEIPNEALATLIRIFKEGDSDAKSLAISILEAIHKKTLLKMAIEAFPLITRVCFFTEDSFSIKEQKVQISDKREVYFLEDKHMLSYEEIRKKLPKELAVWRKRLDHLSSRESSQ